DNA from Ptychodera flava strain L36383 chromosome 15, AS_Pfla_20210202, whole genome shotgun sequence:
attagccaaaccagcataaaccaccaaaaacgacccatatcatcaagtaaacgacctaaaacaaacattctaggtattcagggatacaataaaactccaccttctggagaaaccgtcgacagaattgcgggcagccatgttgttggtactatcaattaccaagttgtggggctcatttcgatgacacaactgaaaacgaaaataacttcagcatcgtaactgggctcaccgaaggagggcgctttttcaaactttgtgcagtgcagtgctagtGGGGCATAATTGACGAATTTTCGAAAACATGTGGTCTCCAGACTCTCATTCACCGGCCAATAATGTGCAGGTGAGTGAAAAAAAGGTTAAGTTCTACGATTTTAGTGTTTAACTATGTTTTGGAAGATTTTGCGCTTTTTTTTTGCTCCAAGAGAGACTCTTTAATGATTTTCCATCAATGCCATCTATTCTGTCAGAACTTACCGGAAGTCATCCAACTGTGTTGTCTTGTTGAGAGAACAACCAAACGTTATGTGACACCATCAGAATGATATTTCAAGACAATTCTCTTGACTTGACAGAGTACTCGTTGTAGTTTTCTGAATCTCATCGGAAATTGTTTCTCGaactttttttttggggggggggggagggtgttACATATTGGAAATGTTTTCATGCAGTAACCAACATGACCAATGACTCATGTGTAGGTTTGAAGGTAATTGTACCGAATCTGACATTTTCAGTGGTTACATGCCGAATCCACCTGCAAAAGAAAGTTCACAGAAGTTTTACGTTGTAAAAGCAGTAACAAtcttgcacagcgccctctattgaagaaacaaaccgaaccccttaactcgttgatggcatgtataggaatttgcaatgatcgaaaatgccggctggttttcgccgtttttggggcggtttctccagaaatctgagacatatttcatccctgtgcttattttaggtcgtttacttgatgatatgggtcgtttatggtggtttatggtggtttggctaattttggctagtttgggtcgtctcaacctttgtcaatagcattttcaaaatgacttcaCATCCAAAGTCTTTTGTTAAAGTTTCGAAATTGATAAAGTGTTGAActatttgtttttttgcatgCGTACCAGgcaaaataatggaataattgAATAACTGTCACACGTGAATGATTTTATATAATCTCCCTTTTTTGCATACTAAACCCCCTTCCTGTACGTCATTTTTGAGTGATCCCGCCTCCCCATTCCTCCGACCCtccccggccgtaaataatggcAGCTCTCCATGGTGATTAAAGCATGCCAAATATTGAGAGCAGAAATAATAGTTTGGTCGCAAAGTAATCTCCGAATTagcttggttcaagtctgtgatttgtgaatgtttgagtggagtgaacgcaatgatttgtattctgctttcatgtgaaacgcgtgcgtgagtggacgcgatgagtagggtgaacgcgataagtggagtgaacgctatacagcggagtttcacccggaatcacagtgAATCAcagtgaatccggcagaaactaactcactactgcgcagactcaaacgtgacgcattcaatcgctgggaaaacctggcgtgagctgccaaattccggataggttttgtacgaaataggagagacacaagagaaactattagaaataattttatttttttaaaattcaccgacttgaaccaagtctatctCCGAAAATCAGCTTTTGCGAGTGTCTCTTCATTTATGTGTCATATTAATGTTCATTAAACTTCAGTCTGAAGTTGACAACTGTGTGACAATACTGCAAAAGAATGGACACACTAAACAACTAAAAACATTAACACAGCCCTTGGGGTTCAGTAGTTTCAGAAAGATACAGGTTGGCTCTCTTAGGACACtcaatgattttcaaaagtaCCAAGATCTTCAGGTATGCACCACGTGTACTTAAAGCGATGACAACATTCATTTGCACACGTTCCCATATGTCACATGTCATGATATATAATACTGTACTGTAAAGGTGACAACACCATCGTTTTCGGCACGCTTGATCAAGTTTCCTTCCCAAGCAGTAATTCAAAGCAAAAACAAATGTTAAAGGTAAGACAATTTAGCCTTCAGATTAtgaattgctttaaaaattggACTTTTCgacatttttctttttgaaagtcATATACATGTAGTGACTGTAGATTCGCAGGACCAGAAGTGTAATGGCAGAAAGAATTAGGCCTATACATATAGAAAACTAAACATGTTTGGCAGTGAACCTGACAGAGGGTCAGTGAATCAACTTTGTTAGAATTGCAGATCGCAACATTGTGTGTAATTAGCCGGGAAAAGTTAACGGAGACACAATGGAAAGCAACAATCTTTTGTGACGCAGAAAGAAATAGTTGCCACTCTGGGACTTTGTCCTCTTGCGTTATGGCCATCACAAAAGTGAACAattgtttacaatttttgttaatGACTAACAACGCCTCATGACCCCATGTTAGGTGACGTAAAAACAACTCAAAACTGTAACAAGGCCAATTCATAAATCTTTCTTTTTATGTATTGACTTCTATGTGTAAGCATGCAGTGTACCTATTGAAGAGATATTTCTCAAGTGTCCCCAAAGTCCGTATAACTTCAGATATTGTGAGAAATACACGCGTAAAGATCACCTCTTTAAATAACAAGGCACAACACCATCGTATATTAACGTGAACGAAATCATACTGGATGCCCACATATCTTAAATCGACATACTAGTAGGTATTCAATATGCGTTGACATTAATACTGCGCAGTAATTGCCGAAATCGACTTCGTCTTTTAATTTGCGTACGGGAaagtgaatgaatataagatGGTTGGCGGCTATCTAGCTTCGATGGGACTTCAGCTTTCTTCGATGAAGGCGTTGTCGTTAATATGGAACGGTATTGAGTTCTTCACTTTCACAATGAAAAAACGTTTCGCTATTATTTACATCGAAATTCAACTGGCCAGGTGAAGCTtttaattaaaaacaaacaatttaagGGAAACTATAATTCGAGAAAACCTGATATACACACAATATACAAGTAACGTTtttgtttaataataataataataatggtttaTTTCCTTTTCGAAAATGTGTGAAAAAGCACACTCACAAAGACAGTTACATGGAGAAAGTGTTGATATGTGTAGGAAAAACGAGAGTGAAAAATAGTTGTCTTGCAACTAATCGGGTCACTCCCGAATACCTGGTAATTTGACACATTCACTGTATGGGCTGAAATTTATCAATGAATTACATGGAAAATGCGGATCAAAAATTTGCAGCAGTAACTATGGAGGCGTGAAAGCTCTCAGGAAGACAAAAAAGATACACAGCATAAACTTGATAAAAGAAACCGTTTCCAAGTTTCAAATTCACACAAAGGGAATTTATGGAAATAAAAACCAAGGATTAATGTACATCAATGACCAGTGAGACTATTCTGAAGATAATTTTTGTATTCCACTTTAAAGCGATATCTATTGTGTATTTCTCTTATTTCAATGGGTATAGCATTCCAGACTTTCGTTGCagcatattttacagtaaattcacCTGCCTtatgtctaatttttggtatggcTAGATCGTTACGAACACTTTGTCTTGTACTATATCTATGTTGAATCGGGacaaaaaagtctttaaaagtATCTGGTAGTCTGTGGTTTAAAACATCATGTACAAAAATTGCAAGCTGTAGTTTATGTTGCTTGAAAACATCTAAAATACCAAGTTTCTTAAAAAGTGGGGACGAGTTTGCGTTATAATCGCTGAAGGTCATTATACGGACCATCTTTTTCTGAACCAggaaaatatcattcaaataAGTAGGATAAGTATTTCCCCACACTTCAAGGCCATACATTATGTGGGGTAAAACAAAGGAATTGTATAACAATACAAGTGTAAATAGCGGTACTACATGACGTAATTTCAGGAACACACCTGTTAACttactgattttcattcttactTGTACAATGTGATGTTTCCATGATAAATTACTGTCTATAGTTACCCCTACAAAGATGCACTGTCTACtctttctaaaatttcattttcattcttagTGAACCTTCACATATACAATCTTTTCTATTACTTTTTATAATTGCATATTTAGTCTTTTTAGAGTTTATAGTCAGCCTGTTAGCATCGCACCAATCAGTCACAGCAGATAAATTGTTAGTAACCACAttcaaatcaagtttacagGATTTTTGTATGGTGTGAAAAAGATTTGAATCATCGGCGTACAGTCTAAAATCAAGAACATCAGATGAACAAGGAAaatcattaatataaataagaaATAAAGTAGGCCCTAGGATCGATCCTTGGGGAACGCCAcaagaaatatgttttttacGAGAATGTACGCCATCGATGCTGACAAACTGACTTCTGGAGGACaagtaattttgtatccatcgCAAAGGTAAGCCTCTGACACCATAGTACTCTAACTTAGACAGcaaaatatcatgatttatGGTGTCAAAGGCTTTTGAAAAGTCTATAAAAATACCAGTTGTAATATTACCTTTGTCGATTTCTTCCAAAAGATGTTGAGACAAGTTAACTAACGATAATtttgtgctgtaatttttccgaaAACCATATTGGTGTTCATATAAACGTTATTCTGATCAAAAAGTAAAGCATCTGTTTgttaacaattttttcaaaaattttgctgaACACTGGTAATATTGAAACCGGTCTGTAATTACTCACATCATCTGCATcaccttttttgtaaattgGAATCACCCTTGCAACTTTTAAATCATTTGGGAATTCACcagttgaaaatgacaaatttatgaTATGACAGAGTGGtttggaaattacagaaattgcATCTTTTACAAGTCTCACACTTATGTAGTCATGACCAGTCGCCCTGTGGATATCAAGAGATGCAACAGTATTGACAACATCACTTTCAGTTACAGGATAAAGAAAAAAGGAAAGCTGAACTGGACTGTGCATATTAGAAGTGAAGTTTGAGTCAGCAGTAACATCTATTTTACTGGcaagattttcaccaatttgaacaaagaaattattaaaatgttcTGCTATATCATTCAACTGTGTAGATGTTACTGTATGACATCCAGAATTATCGGTGATTTGATTTGGTACTTTAAGTTTCTTACAAGTCTGTTTGcccaaaatatcattgataACCCCCCACATTTCTTTCGTGTTACTCTTGTTTACCATTAGAAGATTTGCATAATAACACTTTTGGCTCTCcttaaaatatttgtcaaagtaTTTCTATATTTCTTATAATTACTCAAGAAAGGTTCTTTAAACTTattcttaattaacttgacataCAATTTGTGTTTCATACCTATTGACTTACGAATTTCCCTTGTAATCCAGGGTTTGTTCTTACTTTTCTTATTTTTACCCATGGGCTTGAGTGGTGCATGTTTTGAAATGATGCTACAAAATTTGACACAGAAACATTGATATGCAGAATTAACATCCTCATGGCAAAAAACGTCATCCCAAGATTCCATTTCAAGGTCCCTTATGAAATCATTTTCTTAAAATTTGAGAAATCTCTTGAGAGGGAATGACTTGACTCAGAAGATGATGATGTAcaagtattttcaaaaataagaaaaactgGAAAATGGTCTGAGATGTCTGCAAAAATTACAACAGCGTCAATATGACTGCTATAGATATTCGTGTAAATATGGTCAATTATGGTTTCAGAAGTTGAGGTAACACGAGTTGGGTGTCTAATAACTTGTACATAGTTTAAACATGAAAGAGTATCTGAGAGTTTATGTGCAGTATTGGAAAATTGATTGATATCGATATTAAAGTCCCCTACTAAAACACAAACCTTGATATTTATGattaatttcataaaaaatattttcaagaccGTCAATGAACATAGCTGTTTCATCATCTGGTGGTCTGTAAACAACACCAACAATGTATCGCTTGCTATTGTGTaacgtttttgtttattttaatctTTCAGCCTACGTATATTTTCGCCGGAGTACTTGTTCTCTGCGCTGTTTTTAGGTCCAACGGCGAAATGCATGGTGAAATTCATAAACAGAAGCCTATCAACGGTGATGGGCCATGCCAGAAAGATGCAGACTGTGAAAACCCTGATTTACCTGCCTGTATAGCGGGATTGTGTGTCCCATGCTCTGCTTGGGAAGGGATTAGACACGAAGACGTTCCCTCTGTGTGTAAACAGAGTAAGTGTTGACCACTGACTTCCTACCTTCTCCATGAAACTTCCTCGCAATGCCAAAGCAAAACACGGACGATAGTTCAGTGGCGCGGTGACGAAAATTTATGACGATTCTCATGCTCGCCATTTTTGACCGCGAGAGGGGGTAACATCATGCAGCTGTGCACGGATACTATTTTGCAGACCTATTGTTTGTTGATTGTGTAATACTTTTACGAATGATAGCCCCCATTGCAGTGGTTTCTTGTCCTCTTCACTACGACATTTCATATCGAAGACATTTTCAAGTAAATGAACCTTTTCCACATCTAACCGTAATACGGTATTAATTGTGATTTGAACAAAAATCAAAGACAGAATCGATAAACCCGTATTGTGCGCATTTTGCCTGAATGTCTTCacgtcataaaaaaaattaagtctataaatctgaaaattttacaCCTTGGTGTACATGATGAAaagatatttgtatatttcagtgtgatggaataatattattttctcaagcacaaagtgtatatatatgttttgtgaaaatcacacACCAACTTTATTTACTTACTCTTTTTGTTCAGATATTGAACTTTTTTGATCGCTTGATGACCAGTTGCAAACAGTTGCAAATCGACTTCTCTTTTTTGAAGCAAATGTGGTTGTCTTCGCGCATTACACAAATCTCCATCGTCACAAGAATATTTTAAGTGGCAAATAGTAacatgaacattttcattttacaggTCCACCAAAGGACATCAACCATCTAAACGATGAGCAGACATCACCGATCCCCAAATACAAAGCCCTCTGTCGGTCAGAGGCCGACTGCGCACTTGGTAAATGGTGCCTGCGCAGTGAAGGCTATTGTCAGGACTGCGCTACCCTGACTTCAGACAACCTTAAAGACGTATACAAACGAGAGTGCAAACGTAAGGTTTTTTGCATAATcatatttatgaatatgttttgAAGAACGCTTACACTACACTACAGCATTTTTACAGTTAGCTTATAAAAACCAAAGACCAGCATTGGCTTTTCGTctcttgaattttaatatttttaataacaATCAACCAAGGAATCCCCTTTGAAGTTACAAATTATTCCCTAACCCAAACCACCAATGCTTTTATTCATGCAACGGAAACTATGAACACCATGACGTTTGGAAATTAAAAGaacatttatattatatatgaATAAAAGGCGAGATGAATATTTGGGCCTAGGCTTCTGTAAGAATTCATACGCCTTTACCCGCCACACACATAATGGGAGGGCACTGTATTGTGGGATGTTCTCGTAATCTGCATTATACAGGCACGTATTTCGAGCAAGATATTTCTTTCACTTTTGCTAACGTGGTTCATATCATCTTTGTTTATTATCCGGATTATTGCAGTTTCAACACAACCCTGGTATTGATTTGCTGTACGTATACATGCGATTTCTATGAAGAAAATGATCTACCAATATATCGAGgcaattgattttcaaatacatatcATAGTTATCTCATTTTAGAGTAGaatgcgcttcgaaagtgagagactttaaaacttttgctcaaactttcctcaatgaaactttcaaccattctgttcctaaatcaagaataaaaataatgggTCACCCGCAAATATTGTTACCAGAGAAACAGATTGCCTGATgtgtaccgatatttgaaattcaaaatggccaacatCCCTGCTTTAACtctatggagtaaataaatttgaaactatCAGTCCCTGACGCCTTCTACCTTAATCATGTTTGAGACTCACTTTACATAGTGATTACATTGATATTTTGCTCGGTGTCACTGATTTATGTAAATTCTCCACCACTTAGGTTTCATAGAATCCCTGGAAAGCAAAGCTAGCCATTATCATTTGATAATTGGTTGTGCCGTTGGTGGCAGCTGTCTGTTAGTACTGGCACTGATGATAACTATCGTCGCCTTGAGACATAATAAGAAAGGTAATGTATATGTTGTACTGATGTTGTGAGTAATTTGCAGTCGACTTAGTTGGATAAGAACGCAAAGTCCAGAGTTATACGATGGGAATTTATGACTTATGAGACTCACAAACTGTTACATTCAGGTGTTGCACAGGCGGAGTTACATCCACGGGCGCCCCGTAAGGCGAGCGCCTACTGTAGTATGGTAAATAATACCAAAGGCGCTCAACTTTCCGAGCATATGTGGATGCATCTAGCTTCCCTCTTGCTTAAATGATTTCCGGATTAGGCTACCAATGATTTAGTCATACTTCTGaacgtatgcatgcatgtatgcgtTCAGAAGTATGCATGTTTGCATGtgtagtgtatatatatatatatatatatatatattataaagatgTCAATACATGAACATTCGCTTGTTTGATGCGTCTTCATGTGATAAGGATACACAAAACCTGAAAACAATGTACATACTAATGTTAGTTTTAATACTCTAACGCATTCTCTCCCTGTAGGCAAAGTTCCTCGAGGACCAATTGCGTGTGAGACGGGATGCACTCCGGAAGGCAGTACGCAAGGCATTGATGCACTGGACAATGAATCTCGCGAGAAACTCGTTCATGGTGACGCTGTTGTACCTGGtgaaaacagaaattaaaataattcgCGTACTACAATCAGGAGCACAAACGTCAATTCTTAAGGCAGAAGTACAGTTTGCAAAAGGATAACAGTTTTATGTTAACCTGAAAAATTGATGGCTAAATTTATAACGTTCTTGAggtttttatttctttgtcaGTGGCAGCATATTTTAATAACAGGATACTCGTGTTAACGCTATGATCTAGTAATGACCTGGAGCACATGGACTTCCAGGCATTGATGACACCTTAAGGGGCAAGTGGCTGTAAGTGTTGATAATATCTTCACTGTTTTTGTTATGTATGTCAAATGCTAGTtcatgttctactccccaaagcattcCCATATACTTATTATTTAGATTGCCATTGCGTCTTCTCGTATAGATTGCGctgtcattgtttacatttgaattgtagtcTAAACAGAATTCCCTTGTTAATAACAGCAATGCAGATTACACTTGTACAAGTGgagctgacaaactgaatactgtttTTCTAAACACGTTTTTGGGAGTAGAAAAAGATACTGTAGTTGATACtaaagacaaaaatagtgaaaaactcATCAAAAGCCACAGCTACTGGTTCTTTATTGGTGACCGTATCGGGAAACAAACGCTTATCTCCATGTTTGAAGCCTTAATGGCCGATATTACAGGATGAGTCATATGTATAATATTGACCATTCTAATTGTGTACACACAGTGTCAATTTTTTATTGTACTTTTATCTTTTATAGTATCCAGTTTGAAGTGTAATATTTCATGTAAATATAGGAGAAAAATTATCGTTTCAGGGGGAGTGTTGTGTATATAGGACGATAAATCTTATCGTCCTATATAAGACTTGTATATTCGGGAGGTCATTTTCATATGATCTTATTCACTACCGTTGCCTCCCTGGGTCGAACTAATAGCTAAATGAcataattatcatattttaaGAAACGATGTTTTTAATCAGTGTATAAGGCCTACAGTTGTTGAAACTTTAATGACAACCGCAAAGTTAACCCTGATCGTTCACTTTTCTCCGTTACATATTGTCAAGATTCGGAGACCTGTAGAACAGTAAAAGCAAAAGACAAGtttaattttcatgtaaatttataCTAGTCAGTTGGGTAGTTATTGCATCACCTAAATATGAGGTACCTGTCGATTCTTGGTGTGTTTAGTCACTTTAGGTTATTTCCTTTCATGTTATTAGttatttccaaaatatttccaaggaGCACACTGCAATTATATTATTTGTGATATAGACTAAGACACATGGATTTACCTATGAATGGTCTATCTAGAAAGCATATTATCGTAGGCACAAGTTCAACCCAAAAGCTGCAACCGACAGCATTTTCAGTAAGCTTGTTTCTGTGTCATAACCAGTTCATGAATTGAAGTGGATGGACAAGTCAAATGTCTGGGCAAGTTTGCCAGGTTTAGCATTACATTTAATGCGAAAGGGGTAAAGTGCACATTTATCAAGGCAcagtcattttgaatacatcattttgaaatgatttcCAGTGTTCGGGGTTATTTAATCTACTACAATGGTGAAAGATTGAAAATGATTGCCCCAGTCAACCCCTTGATAGAATGTGAAGCATTGACGCATATGAGCATGAAAATGTGAGAGTCTTGAAAGTATTGAACTCATTGACAGTGAACTCTGGCGTATGAAATTGGCAAAAGATCTGTTTTTGACTGAAAAGACACAAGATCAATTTCCTGGTGactttttctcaaaataaaGAGACTTTTAGAGAACTGGAAAACTAAGGATGCTGTTAAGATGTTAGTTGGAGGTCGAAAACTATGTATAACATGTATGCATtacaagacaagacaagacTAGTAAAATGTGAAATGTAAAACACTAGAAAGGTTCATAAAAGCTAAAAACAAGCCTGGTTGCAGTCttttcatttatgttatctTCTTTTTAGCTGGGATTGGACGAGTAACTTTGTGAGCCTTACCATTAcaacagtcacttgaatttgcATTTGCTTCAAAGCTATCAGGATGCGACAATGTGACTTGGGAGGATGCAATGTAATCTTTAAGTAACGCAttatgtaattttaaaattacacatCGGGATGTATAACATCGTAATGGACAAGGACACAGGATGGACGAACGTGTAAATTTCATGTAAGTGTACCTTCGTAGACAGCGTACTAACGTTTTGat
Protein-coding regions in this window:
- the LOC139151340 gene encoding uncharacterized protein; translation: MLKPTYIFAGVLVLCAVFRSNGEMHGEIHKQKPINGDGPCQKDADCENPDLPACIAGLCVPCSAWEGIRHEDVPSVCKQSPPKDINHLNDEQTSPIPKYKALCRSEADCALGKWCLRSEGYCQDCATLTSDNLKDVYKRECKRFIESLESKASHYHLIIGCAVGGSCLLVLALMITIVALRHNKKGKVPRGPIACETGCTPEGSTQGIDALDNESREKLVHGDAVVPGENRN